Proteins from one Rhizoctonia solani chromosome 5, complete sequence genomic window:
- a CDS encoding Retrotransposable element Tf2 protein: MDTEQVQIASEEEADPNPLTDLPTQYLEFAKVFGEEEFKVLPPHREYDIAIDLLPDAKLSPGPIYGMTDAESKALKQHIDEELATGKIRPSTSLAGAPVMFVKKADGSLRLVVDYQKLNDVTHKNVYPLPRQDDLMAKLRHAKMFTKLDLRWGYNNVQIKEGDKWKTAFRTKYGLFEYLVS; encoded by the exons atg gacacagaGCAAGTACAAATTGCCTCCGAGGAGGAAGCCGATCCCAACCCTCTGACAGATCTCCCCACACAATATCTAGAATTTGCAAAAGTGTTTGGGGAAGAGGAGTTCAAGGTGCTTCCTCCGCATAGAGAATACGACATAGCCATAGATCTCCTGCCagacgccaaactctcccctggTCCCATTTACGGCATGACAGACGCAGAATCCAAAGCCCTGaagcaacacattgatgaagaactagcaacgggcaagatccgccccagcacttcatTGGCAGGTgctccagtcatgtttgtaaaaaaggcagatggttctCTCAGGCTGGTGGTAGATTACCAAAAACTCAACGACGTAACCCATAAGAACGTTTACCCCTTACCAAGGCAAGACgatctcatggccaaactaaGGCATGCAAAGATGTTCACAAAACTGGATCTccgctggggttacaataacgtccaaatcaaggaaggtgacaaatggaaaaccgccttccgcaccaaatatgggttatttgaatacttggtgtcctag
- a CDS encoding Zinc finger protein: protein MSDTKALPNAALLSHSNNKHNLPPLSTAPLSHSGSKHPTGYSDSPPSYSPSHLHKSNSPPKLSQRYSYLSSSSYLLMPTLLVYNPVLSLKCLPLYSNNNLPLHSSPHLEPTTVDPLYLLLVHNSVYPYLMTPASAAMMSQLPLTIVPSSNLLPQPLTPVCYKTKPAPKRRKKYACQTCCMAFLCNAHLVRHVWYV from the coding sequence ATGTCTGACACCAAGGCCTTGCCCAATGCTGCATTGCTCTCACACTCTAACAACAAACACAACCTTCCCCCGCTGTCCACTGCGCCCCTCAGTCACTCTGGCTCCAAGCACCCCACCGGCTACTCAGACTCGCCTCCGTCCTACTCTCCATCTCACTTGCACAAGTCTAATTCCCCACCAAAATTGAGTCAGCGCTACTCCTACTTGTCCTCAAGCTCGTATTTGCTTATGCCCACTTTGTTGGTGTACAACCCCGTACTCTCGTTGAAGTGCTTGCCTTTGTACAGCAACAATAATTTGCCCTTGCATTCCTCACCTCACTTGGAACCCACAACCGTTGATCCATTGTACCTTCTTTTGGTCCACAATTCCGTTTATCCCTACTTGATGACCCCTGCATCTGCGGCGATGATGTCCCAACTACCTTTGACTATTGTACCCTCCTCAAATCTGCTTCCCCAACCACTCACACCTGTTTGTTACAAGACAAAGCCTGcgccaaagaggaggaagaagtatGCTTGCCAGACTTGCTGCATGGCCTTTTTGTGCAATGCGCATCTGGTGAGACATGTTTGGTACGTCTGA
- a CDS encoding Retrotransposable element Tf2 protein, giving the protein MLDGSSPQAGKIWKKAHLTFLFDGKQMTETFLICNTGSHAAILGIKWLENHNPKIDWNSRTLSFPHTPPEHIAIAKEEEADKNPLEGVPSKYHQYAKVFGEEEFNKLPPHRHYDIGIELTEEGPLNSPLYSMTDAESATLKDWLRDKLKAGKIRPSKSSISSPVMFVPKKDGSRRLVVDYCCLNNRTKKNVYPLPRPDDLMAQLRGAKVFTKLDLRWGYNNVRVKEGDEWKTAFRTKYGLYESLVMTFGLTNAPAAFQHFMNKLFKDLLDVCVIIYLDDILIYSKDDATHTQHVHEVLQRLMENQLFCKASKCTFHVTSVEYLGIIVSDKGFSLDKLKIQAVQDWPTPTKVKEVQSFLGFANFLRCFVANFSHMARPLHNLVKKDTLWKWEAKEQEAFQGLKEAITNAPVLCHADPTKPYFLETDASGAALGSILSQRQEDGRLHPLGFLSESFKGAEQNYDTHDKELLAIIRSFEYWRIFLEGTAHPITVFTDHRNLEYWKESRTFNRRHARWHLLLAGYNFQIVYRPGKQSGKPDALSRRADHADIPPADQTMLPNPVFANIALVTPEKELQRRIESSLDQDESLEEILQFLQNKSKAPPSIKRAFKDYEMEAGLLLYQGRIVVPDVGTLRTDLLQIFHDSPLAGHPGRQRTLELVSRNYYWPGIRADTYWHVDSCETCQRIRKPKYASIPPQPLELPSRPWQHVSYDMIVDLPKDGNNDSILVIVDSFTKYVILVECSKKLKAPELADLFLRHVWKRYGMPEKTVSDRGRVFNNRFLKALYQRLGIDPHFSLAYHPQSDGQTERVNPTVEHFLQAYSGINQRDWVKWLPMAEFAYNNAVHSATSKTPFKALYGWEPALTPSNIPTDVPEADDLATQMEAQWREIEAALWQSKARMTAGEIGEPVTFEIGEEAWLDAKNVKLKTLSPKLTEQRLGPFKVTEKISDRAYRLELPPSMKIHNVFYVGLLSKVRRDNKRAFENRPPPVTVDGEEEYEVEGITDMEKRGEKWFFRVKWKGYGSEENTWEPRENLRNAEKILKKFEKEMKEKALGAAKALKGGAVS; this is encoded by the coding sequence atgctcgatgggtcgagcccccaggctggaaagatttggaagaaggcccacctaaccttcctatttgatggcaaacaaatgacggaaaccttcctgatttgcaataccggatcacacgctgccatcttgggaATCAAATGGTTAGAGAACCATAACCCCAAAATCGATTGGAACTCGCGTACCCTTTCCTTCCCTCACACACCCCCGGAACACATAGCtattgccaaagaagaagaagctgacaagaacccccttgaaggagtaccctccaagtaccatcaatatgcaaaggtatttggggaagaagaattcaataagcttccccctcataggCACTACGATATTGGTATTGAACTTACGGAAGAAGGACCCCTGAACTCGCCCCTttacagcatgactgatgccgaatccgccacactcaaggactggctcagggacaagctcaaggctgggaaaatccgccccagtaaatCATCAATCAGCTCcccggttatgtttgtacccaagaaggatggttcccgtcgGCTTGTAGTGGATTATTGTTGCCTGAACAAtcggacaaagaagaacgtctacccgttaccccgtcctgatgacctcatggcccagctccgcggtgccaaggtcttcaccaagctagacctgagatggggttacaataacgtccgtgTCAAAGAAggcgacgaatggaaaacagccttccgtaccaaatatggtctatacgaatccctggttatgacctttggcttaactAACGCTCCTGcggccttccaacacttcatgaacaaactgttcaaggacctattggatgtatgcgtcatcatttaccttgatgacatcctaatctactcgAAGGACGACGCAACCCATACTCAGCACGTCCATGAGGTCCTACAGCGcttaatggagaaccaattgttctgtaaggcatccaagtgcacattccacgtcacatcAGTGGAATACCTAGGAATAATCGTATCGGACAAGggattcagcctggataagctcaaaatccaggcagtccaagattggcccacgcccactaaagtcaaggaagtacaatcattcctaggctTCGCCAACTTCCTACGCTGTTTCgttgccaatttcagccacatggcacGACCCCTACACAACTTGGTTAAAAAGGACACActctggaaatgggaagccaaggaacaggaagcattccaaggactgAAAGAGGCcatcacaaacgcccccgTGTTATGCCATGCCGACCCTACTAAACCCTACTTCCtcgaaacagatgcatctggTGCTGCCCTGGGCTCGATACTTagccaacgccaagaagaTGGACGCCTCCACCCGCTTGGTTTCCTATccgaatcattcaagggggccgagcagaactatgacacacatgaTAAGGAGCTCTTAGCAATCATTCGCTcctttgaatattggcgcatattcctggaaggcaccGCACACCCCATCACGGTATTCACAGACCATCGCAACCTCGAGTATTGGAAAGAATCCAGGACCTTCAACCGTCGTCATGCCAGGTGGCACCTCTTACTAGCAGGATATAATttccaaatagtctaccGCCCTGGAAAACAGTCCGGCAAACCAGATGCATTATCCCGCCGCGCCGATCACGCTGATATCCCACCTGCTGACCAAACAATGCTTCCCAATCCCGTCTTCGCCAACATTGCATTAGTCACACCGGAAAAGGAACTACAACGCCGCATTGAGTCAAgcctagaccaagacgagTCCCTGGAAGAGATCCTACAATTCCTACagaacaaatccaaggcCCCGCCCTCCATTAAACGCGCGTTCAAAGACTATGAAATGGAGGCCGGTCTACTACTTTACCAAGGACGGATTGTGGTACCTGACGTGGGGACCCTACGAACGGACCTACTGCAAATCTTCCACGATAGCCCATTGGCTGGCCACCCAGGTAGACAACGGACCTTAGAATTGGTATCCAGgaattactattggcccGGTATCCGTGCcgacacatactggcacgtagACTCATGCGAAACCTGCCAGCGGATCCGAAAACCTAAGTACGCGTCCATACCACCTCAGCCCCTGGAACTACCATCACGCCCTTGGCAACACGtgtcctatgacatgatagtgGATCTGCCCAAAGACGGAAACAATGACtccatcctggtcattgtggatagtttcACCAAATACGTGATCCTAGTTGAATGctcaaagaaactcaaagCTCCGGAACTGGCAGACCTGTTCCTACGACACGTGTGGAAGCGTTatggcatgcctgaaaaGACAGTATCGGACCGGGGAAGGGTGTTCAACAATAGGTTCCTAAAGGCCCTGTACCAgcgcctgggaatagacccccacttctccttggcctaccaTCCACAGAGCGATGGGCAAACCGAGCGCGTAAATCCTACGGTCGAACACTTCCTACAGGCCTATTCAGGGATCAACCAGAGGGACTGGGTAaaatggctcccaatggcggagtttgcctatAACAACGCGGTTCATAGCGCCACAAGCAAAACTCCATTCAAGGCACtctacggatgggaaccggCACTCACACCAAGCAACATCCCGACGGATGTTCCTGAAGCTGATGACCTGGCCACTcagatggaagcacaatggcgggaaatagaagCGGCACTTTGGCAGTCAAAAGCACGTATGACAGCCGGGGAAATAGGAGAACCAGTAACCTTTGAAATTGGGGAGgaagcctggctagacgccaaaaacgtgaagctgaagaccctgagtcccaagctaacggaacaacgcctaggccccttcaaagtgACCGAGAAGATCTCCGACCGCGcataccgcctggaactcccacCGTccatgaaaatccacaatgtcttctatgtgggactacTGTCAAAAGTGAGAAGGGACAATAAACGCGCATTTGAGAACCGGCCAcctccagtcaccgtggacggagaagaagaatacgaggtagAGGGAATCACAGATATGGAAAAAAGGGGCGAgaaatggttttttagggttaaatggaaaggctatggatcagaggagaatacttgggaaccaagggaaaacctcagaAACGCGgaaaaaatcctgaaaaaatTCGAAAAGGAGatgaaggaaaaggccctcggcgctgccaaggcccttaaagggggggcagtgtcgtag
- a CDS encoding Retrotransposable element Tf2 protein, with amino-acid sequence MDNLVDSFEFVSLALDSNKKPLLFIDLYVQNSPAEPLRTLIDSGATSNFISPSVVEKLKIPKTQLKNPQVVRMLDGTISQTGRIWHQVHLTVLANGHSHSIPFLVCPIGNTPAILGMTWLTAEAPLIDWQQGLVTFPECRTLGYTAPTIPTSPNITSRTPSRASSRASQRTASHQGRSYPHEMATRSWSSARPQSPLDQGELGPTLPATAVESASLEPKVYGEVSLSRAISLILGLQNQVLRLEQELEETKEAAKEAQDWMGAVDQALTRIEARGGAPHTPEDRKPPAVKATPRPLPKTNTFPAPSAPLVAWANPTKAPPAFAQPTPVRAPPRGYTPPPPSPIRLLKVDHPDAYTGKIGNEARQWLTRMLAWVRLNQRMFPTDQETLSFLLMNMKDVAGAWAHPHLDQLGSHRALIQSVDDFRVEFLAAFGNPDATQAAERQITQLTQTGTCAEYITKFRTISMDLDWNDATLRGQFARGLHWEVSRLIATRERRPTTLLELQNAALVIDNALREERASHPPKGNKSGASTTTPNRGASTGQQATRPGRLSSDPNFVSEEERNRRRAEGLCIKCGKAGHKFAECRTGWKATPKEEAVKKEAAKIGKESGPESGKD; translated from the exons atggacaatttagtagatagttttgaatttgtatctcttgccTTAGACTCAAATAAGAAACCCCTATTATTTATCGATCTATACGTCCAGAACtccccggcagaacccctcagAACGCTCATAGACTccggagccacatcaaatttcatctccccctccgtGGTCGAAAAAttgaaaatcccaaaaacccaactcaaaaatccgcAAGTTGTGAGGATGTTAGACGGTACCATAtcacagactggtcgcatttggcaccaggttcacctcacggtcttggccaatggccactcccactccattcccttccttgtttgccctataggcaacaccccggctattctaggcatgacatggttaacggcagaagcccccctcattgactggcaacagggcctagtcacattcccagagtgtc gcacccttggctacacagcccccaCTATCCCCACATCGCCCAACATTACCTCCCGTACCCCCtctcgcgcttcctcccgcgcctcccagcgcactgcttcccaccaaggccgctcgtacccccatgagatggcaacccgctcctgGAGCTCCGCTCgtccccaatcccctctcgatcaaggagagttgggacccactcttccggcaaccgcCGTTGAGTCAGCAAGCCTCGAACCCAAGGTCTacggggaagtctccctcagtcgagcaatctccctcatcttgggattgcaaaatcaAGTCCTCCGGCTCGAGCAGGAACTCGAGGAAACAAAAGAAGCAgccaaggaagcccaagactggatgggcgcagtcgaccaagccctcactcgcattgaggctaggggtggagccccccacacaccagaagaccggaaacctccggcagtcaaggccacgcccaggcccttaccaaaaaccaacacttttccagcgcctagtgcgcccctcgtCGCCTGGGCCAACCCTACCAAAGCTCCCCCCGCCTTCGCTCAGCCAACTCCAGTCCGAGCCCCCCCAAGAggctatactccccctccgcctTCGCCTATCCGACTCC TCAAGGTAGatcaccctgacgcctacactgggaaaatagggaacgaagcccgccaatggcttacacggatgttggcatgggtccGCCTTAATCagcggatgttccccacggatcaggagacattgtcattcctcctgatgaacatgaaggacgtgGCTGGAGCATGGGCGCACCCCCACcttgaccaactagggtcccacagggccctgATCCAATCGGTCGACGACTTCAGAGTGGAGtttttggctgcatttgggaacCCCGATGCCACACAAGCCGCGGAGCGGCAAATTACACAactcactcagacaggcacctgtgctgagtatatcacaaagtttaggaccatctccatggacctagactggaacgacgccaCCCTTCGTGGGCAATTCGCacgaggcctccactgggaggtcagccgcctcattgccacTCGAGAACGgcgcccaaccaccctcctggagctgcagaacgcagccCTGGTCATCgataacgccctccgtgaggagcgcgccagccacccgcctaagggtaataagtctggtgcctccaccaccacccccaataggggggcgagtaccggccaacaggccacaagaccagggcgcctctccagcgatcccaactttgtctccgaggaggaacgcaaccgccgcagggctgaaggcctttgcatcaaatgcggaaAGGCAGGGcacaaatttgcggaatgccgtactggctggaaagccacgcctaaggaggaagccgtcaagaaggaagccgccaagattggcaaagagtctggacccgaatcgggaaaagactaa
- a CDS encoding Retrotransposon-derived protein PEG10, with product MEPEPSTSALLEAITALTATVGSLQAQITSQGQQLLELKAICKETTDLLGDKDQGAPQTQPGPSTGPVTPPTHQGGETHTPGTIRPGLKAPFRPSRGTGFDSEDEEPRAPKKEPQGTPRRHLGSLTPFDAGSSVKRPKMDLPDPYKGDTRGRKATQWLDRMMLWVALHRNQFNKEEQMVVWILYHMTDKAANWALPIIGNIIKGEGNPPTTIQALTGKFKEAFADPNAKRAAARKIAALSQVTTTAKYVTEFRNLMAELDWNKEAYIAQFTQGLHWKVKELLSTKDSVPDKLKAIFAASIKIDNIRRENKENRPKKAPAKSLTTMATTSTTTTQRVRLSEDPNYVTLEERDCRRASGLCVKCGQKGHGIKQCPNGWKATVKEVAKVAEDVESGKD from the coding sequence atggaaccagagccgtccacttccgctctcctcgaggctatcacagccctcaccgccacagtcgggtccttgcaggcccaaatcacatcccaaggccaacagctccttgagctcaaagccatatgcaaggaaaccacggacctccttggggacaAAGACCAGGGAGCCCCTcaaacccagcctggcccatcgactgggcctgtcactcctcccacccaccagggaggagaaacccacactccaggcacgattaggcctgggctcaaggccccgttcCGGCCTTCAAGGGGAACTGGATTTGACTCAGAGGACGAAGAACCAAGggctcccaaaaaggagcctcaaggaacgcctagaaggcacttggggtccctcaccccctttgatgcagggtccagtgtaaaaagacccaagatggacctccccgaCCCCTATAAGGGTGACACTAGGGGACGAAAGgccactcagtggcttgACCGGATGATGCTGtgggtagccctccaccGCAATCAATTCAACaaagaagagcagatggttgtgtggattttataccacatgacagacaaggccgccaactgggctctccccatcattgggaacatcatcaagggcgagggtaaccctcccaccaccatccaggccctgacaggcaaattcaaggaggcatttgctGACCCCAATGCCAAGCGGGCTGCCGCCAGAAAAATAGCCGCGCTCTCCCAAGTCACCACGACCGCCAAGTATGTAACagagttccgcaacctcatggcggaactcgactggaacaaggaagcctacatcgcgcagttcacgcaaggtctccactggaaagtcaaggaattgctgtcaaccaaggatagcgTTCccgacaaactcaaggcaatttttgcggcctccATAAAAATTGATAACATCCGCCgcgaaaacaaggagaaccgccccaaGAAGgcacctgccaagtccctgACCACCATGGCCactacttccaccaccactactcaacgggtccgcctatcagaagaccccaattacgtcaccctggaagaaagggattgccgccgcgcgtctggcctctgtgtcaagtgcggtcaaaagggacatggAATCAAGCAATGTCCCAACGGATGGAAAGCCACAGTCAAGGAAGTGGCTAAGGTTGCCGAGGACGttgagtcgggaaaagattga